From a single Lates calcarifer isolate ASB-BC8 linkage group LG12, TLL_Latcal_v3, whole genome shotgun sequence genomic region:
- the rab7a gene encoding ras-related protein Rab-7a has translation MTSRKKVLLKVIILGDSGVGKTSLMNQYVNKKFSNQYKATIGADFLTKEVMVDDRLVTMQIWDTAGQERFQSLGVAFYRGADCCVLVFDVTAPNTFKTLDSWRDEFLIQASPRDPENFPFVVLGNKIDLENRQVTTKRAQAWCQSKNNIPYFETSAKEAINVEQAFQTIARNALKQETEVELYNEFPEPIKLDKNGQQPRPAETCSC, from the exons ATGACGTCAAGGAAGAAAGTACTACTCAAAGTCATCATCCTTGGAGACTCTGG AGTTGGGAAGACCTCACTGATGAACCAATATGTGAATAAGAAGTTCAGTAACCAATACAAAGCCACAATAGGTGCTGATTTCCTGACAAAAGAAGTCATGGTTGATGACAGACTTGTCACAATGCAG ATTTGGGATACAGCGGGTCAAGAGAGGTTCCAGTCCTTAGGTGTTGCATTCTACCGTGGAGCAGACTGCTGCGTCTTGGTGTTTGACGTGACAGCACCCAACACCTTCAAGACTCTAGACAGCTGGAGGGACGAGTTCTTGATCCAGGCCAGCCCTCGAGACCCTGAGAATTTCCCCTTTGTGGTGCTGGGCAACAAAATCGACTTGGAGAACAGACAG GTAACAACAAAGCGAGCACAGGCTTGGTGTCAGAGCAAGAACAACATCCCATATTTCGAAACCAGCGCCAAGGAAGCAATCAATGTGGAGCAGGCCTTTCAGACTATTGCACGCAACGCTCTCAAACAG GAGACCGAAGTGGAGCTGTACAACGAGTTTCCTGAGCCAATAAAGCTGGACAAGAATGGGCAACAGCCGAGACCTGCGGagacctgcagctgctga
- the rpn1 gene encoding dolichyl-diphosphooligosaccharide--protein glycosyltransferase subunit 1 produces the protein MTLKVSLFAACVLLLAALGSGVSADGLVNEEVKRTVDLSTHLAKITAEIVLSNQGHSAAQSFILAVEADLAPHLAYIGASVKGDEEEDGTLELQQTTIQGQRGEFYKVQLPSSLVAGAQLKVKVEMTFSHVLRPFPTHITQAERQLVVFQGNHYLYSPYPTRSQTTRVRLASKTVESYTKLGNPTKTDEVIEYGPFRDVAPFTEDTMKIHYENNTPFLTISSITRTIEVSHWGNIAVEETIDLRHTGAILKGPFSRYDYQRQSDSGISSVKSFKTILPASAQDVYYRDEIGNISTSHLQVLDDSVEVEVRPRFPLFGGWKTHYIIGYNLPSYEYLYTLGDQYALKMRLVDHVYDDQVIDSLTVKIILPEGARNIHVDTPYKIDRLPNQLHYTYLDTFGRPVLVATKNNLVEHHIQDVVVHYNFNKILMLQEPLLVVGAFYILFFTVIIYVRLDFAITKDPAAEVRMKVASITEQVLTLVNKRLGLYRHMDEVVNRYKQSRDTGALNSGRKTLEADHRTLTNEISSLQARLKAEGSDLADKVGEVQKLDGQVKELVCRSCQEAERLVAGKVKKEAYIESEKTLTSRRQELVSRIDSLLDAL, from the exons ATGACTTTGAAGGTGTCACTTTTCGCCGCTTGCGTGCTCCTTTTGGCTGCTTTAGGCTCAGGGGTTTCAGCGGACGGTTTGGTGAACGAGGAGGTGAAACGGACAGTGGACCTGAGCACTCATCTGGCTAAGATCACCGCGGAGATCGTGCTGTCCAACCAGGGACACTCTGCCGCCCAGAGCTTCATACTGGCGGTAGAGGCGGACCTGGCCCCGCATCTGGCTTACATCGGAGCCTCG GTGAagggtgatgaggaggaggatggcaCACTTGAGCTCCAGCAGACAACAATCCAGGGCCAGAG GGGGGAGTTTTACAAAGTGCAACTGCCCTCCAGTCTGGTAGCTGGTGCTCAGCTGAAAGTGAAGGTGGAGATGACATTCAGCCACGTCCTGAGGCCCTTCCCCACACACATCACCCAGGCCGAGCGACAGCTGGTGGTGTTTCAGGGAAACCACTACCTTTACTCACCGTACCCCACCCGAAGCCAGACCACACGTGTCCGCCTGGCCTCCAAGACTGTGGAGAGCTACACCAAGCTGGGCAACCCCACCAAGACCGATGAGGTCATTGAGTACGGACCCTTCCGTGATGTGGCTCCATTCACAGAG GATACAATGAAGATTCATTATGAAAACAACACGCCCTTCCTCACCATCAGCAGCATCACTCGCACCATTGAGGTGTCTCACTGGGGCAACATTGCTGTGGAAGAGACCATCGACCTGAGGCACACAGGAGCCATCCTGAAGGGCCCTTTCTCACGTTACGATTACCAGCGTCAGTCAGACAGTGGCATCTCATCTGTCAAATCCTTCAAG ACCATTCTTCCTGCATCAGCCCAGGATGTCTACTACAGAGATGAGATTGGGAACATCTCCACCTCCCACCTTCAGGTTCTGGATGACtcagtggaggtggaggtcagGCCTCGTTTCCCCTTGTTTGGAGGCTGGAAGACCCACTACATCATTGGCTACAATCTGCCCAGCTATGAGTACCTCTACACTCTGG GCGACCAGTACGCGCTGAAGATGAGACTAGTTGATCATGTGTACGATGACCAGGTCATTGACTCTCTGACTGTGAAAATCATCCTGCCAGAGGGGGCCAG AAACATCCATGTGGACACACCTTACAAAATTGATCGTTTGCCAAACCAGCTGCACTATACATATCTGGATACCTTTGGCCGACCTGTGCTGGTCGCCACCAAGAACAACCTGGTGGAGCACCACATTCAGGATGTTGTG GTTCATTATAACTTCAATAAGATCCTGATGTTGCAGGAGCCTCTGTTAGTTGTGGGGGCTTTCTACATTCTCTTCTTCACTGTTATCATCTATGTCCGCCTGGACTTTGCCATCACAAAG gACCCTGCAGCTGAGGTACGTATGAAGGTGGCTTCCATCACAGAGCAGGTGCTGACTCTGGTCAACAAACGTCTGGGTCTGTACAGACACATGGATGAGGTGGTCAACCGCTACAAGCAGTCCCGTGACACTGGGGCACTCAACAGCGGCCGGAAGACGCTGGAGGCCGACCACCGCACTCTCACCAACGAAATCAGCTCGCTGCAGGCCCGCCTCAAAGCCGAGGGCTCCGACTTGGCTGATAAG GTTGGGGAGGTGCAGAAGCTGGATGGCCAGGTGAAGGAGCTGGTGTGTCGCTCCTGCCAGGAGGCGGAGCGGCTGGTGGCTGGTAAGGTTAAGAAGGAGGCTTACATCGAGAGCGAGAAGACTCTGACCAGCAGGAGACAGGAGCTCGTCAGCCGCATCGACAGTCTGCTGGATGCCCTCTAA